The Lytechinus pictus isolate F3 Inbred chromosome 8, Lp3.0, whole genome shotgun sequence nucleotide sequence CATTTGTAGCAATTGTCAATCCggttaaaatgttaaacatCACCCGGcgttttatataggcctatcattagaatgttgatatcattatcattcgagacaaataaatatatgtaaAATTCTATTTTAATATTTCCGTCACTGTTGTTGATGCTGTTGTAGCAGCAATAGTCATGGTAGTTTAAAAagatgttgtttttgttgtattttgcctttttatcataattatttaccAGTTTGTAATCGACCATTGGTAgagaattatcatcattaccaccatcatcaaacCCATCATTGTTATTTTCTGATATATGACTAAGATATTAGACATTTACAAACATAACTTTGTGCACACCCTTTCTTACCCAGTGTCACGATTTCCCACAGTACGATACCAAAAGACCAAATGTCTCCTTCTGTTGTTTCGTCACCCGTTGCCATGGTTTCTGGTGAACTCCATCTAGTTGGTTTCTATATATGACGGTGTGCAGATTACAAAGAATCTTGCTATAACAATAATTCAAGCGATTGGCAATTATAATCTGCAATGAACCTATAAAATGTCTTAATACTGGCCGAAATAAGCAATAATAGACTGGTATAGTTGCAGGTTGAGGATCAAAGTCAAGGGTCACGTGAGTTAGGGTTCCAGCCTCGCTTCCTTTAATACCATATGGTTTCATTTAATACCATATATTTTCATCTAAATTGTTAAATAGGAGATAGATCTCTATAGCAAGCcgacaacataaacatgattattGTAAGGCATATTGAGTCACACTTACAGCTACGTCACCAAAGATCGATGAAGAAAGTCCATAATCTGATATCTtacattcctttctttctcctagCAACACATTATGAGCGCAGAGAGCGCCGTGGATGATCtgaagaaaagagaaatacACTTGCAACTCTTATTCTTTAGGGTATTCATTTATGTTGATCTTTGTGAAAGTAGACGAATCTCTCGTCTTACACCTGTGTGAATAACAAAGGAGCGATAAACCGTTCCTATTCCAATTGTATGATTAAGATTACCTGTAATGcttcaaaacaaaacataatttagGTTTCCGGAGAGTATGGCTGCCGAAAATATTTTTGAGGATATGGTTGTACAAAGTTGCAACCctaattgccaaaaaaaaaaatttactaaTCAATTTTTCAAGTATGACATATAAAGGGTGTTTTTCAGCTTAATAGCCGATTTTTGTTTCAAAACCTAACTGCCTTCCTTTCTCCTCTTGTACCCCCTTTTTTGTTAAGGAATCTCATAATAAATACATTCTTAGATGCAAGGAACTGCATCCCTTTAGCAACCTGCCAAGCCAAGTTAAGTAGGGTACCCTCATCAATACGAACACCGTTTGGTTTGAGATTGGTGTACGTAGGTTGAGATTGCACCCCTGAAGTCTGTAGATGGGTAAGTAGTGTACCCCCTGAGATGAACCCATACAAAATACTGCCTACATGGATGaatgatatagtaaaaacaaagttAAACTCGGTGTCTTAATGTTTACTAAGGCATAAGTGTTTAGTGTAATCTAGGAAGAATATCCTTAAATTAGCAAATGGAATGGATTGTTATTATGTCTTCTCATTTTGTTTTGGtgacagaccccccccccccgtctctcTAATACACACACACGCTTTCAATCTCTTCGAGGGGGTTTCACTCATCAGAAGGTGCAACGTGCCATCTTTTAATTGGTAACTACCTCTGTCTTGTGTCTCGTCGAGATACCTTAGATGAGGGAAAGGGGCCAACGAACTCTTTACCGATTGTAATAactattgatatatttttgttgtttccaAGAGAACCAATTATGTTCTTTTACAAAATACTCAAACTATCTACCAATGAAAAGGCTTACAATATGTCACATGACCACGCCGCGGCTCGCGCGCTCATCAAGAAATTATGTCGACTTTTTGTACCGCACAACATATTGTGCAAGTGAGCTGTTGAATCTAGGCATACCAGGATCAGGATGGCCGAACTGGAGTACATTTTAAAAGATTTCGGGGAGGAAATCATTCAGATTTTGAAAGGTATGTGTTTATGGAATTGTACAGATCAAAGCTGAGGAAGAATGGGCCAATGATTGCAATTTGCAACTGTGATTGATTGAGATTGAAAGTACGTTTCAATTGACGCTGTAACTTTCGCGAAGGAGATCTACGTGTACGTGTGGGTTGAACGTGAGATTAACACAACTGTCCGTCGCATGATGACTAGATCTATCTAGTGGTCTAGTGTGTGTGAAGGGTTGGACCAAAAGTCACGCACatcataaaattcaatattttgcaGCATTATGTTCACCTACCATCTGTTGCTACATACTccgaatattattttgttgcaaAAACACGGCATAAAACTAACAGTAATAACGAAAATCGCAGCGAGATCGAGACCCTAGCTCTCCTCGACCTCGG carries:
- the LOC135154988 gene encoding tyrosine kinase receptor Cad96Ca-like, with translation MSETPSKRLKACSILYGFISGGTLLTHLQTSGVQSQPTYTNLKPNGVRIDEGTLLNLAWQVAKGMQFLASKNIIHGALCAHNVLLGERKECKISDYGLSSSIFGDVAKPTRWSSPETMATGDETTEGDIWSFGIVLWEIVTLGARPYPNMAVSTVQTEVANGYQMPRPRHCAQEVYAVMAGCWDKEPQDRSNFDHILKSMEMILEKTHSYLSLTNLDEGLYASTMDI